The Pelmatolapia mariae isolate MD_Pm_ZW linkage group LG10_11, Pm_UMD_F_2, whole genome shotgun sequence genome includes a region encoding these proteins:
- the LOC134635453 gene encoding uncharacterized protein LOC134635453 — MELHCYLSTDKGADPCFYHKELHIHWSTEDDTPLNGSRFVIEHPRDCFSKLIIDKKLTDHHRKWRCHLTQNDLVKATISYTTSVEDGLEEVFATVGESVLLTCGNTSSPDMKWTLREKQLGDASSPDNGLIKASHVNQDSSLVISRLSSLHAGDYQCSHSTDKKNVLNRFRLHTLDVTAMPAGLRGENLTLTCALTCATECEKDFELTWSGSAHKGWQSELMNINNTLMKKLFLPESSVRSYEDITCSVHREGALVASKKWRAIDPLQTPAWVGLPLVILIVAGGLYIYTKRKRNKDAANDQPSTEMTHVYEVVQDDRNEEQQQQLHLKREAATATTSFYDLLQAVN, encoded by the exons ATGGAGCTTCATTGTTACCTCAGTACAGATAAAGGAGCTGACCCCTGTTTCTACCACAAAGAGCTTCATATCCACTGGAGCACTGAGGATGATACACCATTAAATGGAAGTAGATTTGTAATTGAACATCCACGTGATTGCTTCTCTAAACTGATCATTGATAAAAAATTGACAGACCACCACAGAAAATGGAGATGTCATCTAACTCAGAATGACCTTGTTAAAGCCACGATCAGTTATACGACATCAGTAGAAG ATGGACTAGAGGAAGTGTTTGCCACAGTGGGTGAGTCAGTACTATTGACTTGTGGCAACACTTCCTCTCCTGATATGAAGTGGACTTTGCGTGAAAAGCAACTGGGAGATGCTAGCTCACCTGATAATGGCCTAATAAAAGCATCGCATGTGAATCAGGATTCCTCTCTGGTCATTAGCAGACTGAGCTCACTGCATGCTGGAGACTACCAGTGTTCACACTccactgataaaaaaaatgtgctcAATAGGTTCAGGCTGCATACCCTTGATG TAACTGCAATGCCTGCAGGGCTCAGAGGAGAGAATCTCACCTTGACCTGTGCACTTACCTGTGCCacagaatgtgaaaaagacTTTGAATTAACTTGGTCAGGAAGTGCCCACAAAGGTTGGCAGAGTGAATTAATGAATATCAATAATACTCTGATGAAGAAGTTATTTCTCCCAGAGTCATCAGTGAGATCATACGAAGATATAACATGCTCTGTGCACAGAGAGGGTGCTCTGGTGGCATCAAAAAAGTGGCGCGCCATTGACC CTCTGCAAACACCTGCCTGGGTAGGCCTGCCTCTAGTCATCCTGATAGTGGCGGGTGGGCTCTACATTTACACCAAGAGGAAGCGCAACAAGGATGCAG CTAATGATCAGCCCAGTACTGAAATG ACTCATGTGTACGAGGTCGTTCAGGATGATCGTAATGaggaacaacaacagcaactacatttaaaaagagaagcagCCACTGCAACAACCAGTTTTTATGATTTATTACAAGCTGTGAACTAG
- the LOC134636448 gene encoding uncharacterized protein LOC134636448 — protein MFKWPTPSNDVYKRVKWVADGNGQKCLTLTKPQKSDAGLYTCETWKGWDRVAAKNISLRIKDCKVLEPVKAEPSMPAKLNCPVNMTTGQQETQNISWAIQKGDMRESLDSSKAKTNGTSLTFQSVNTSDSGWYRCSYTLGKTQRCFDTNLQVQAFVTTVVPVIPTKTPSLPARKANDISLSQRKEESNDALIAVVVCVILGMIIIAAVIGFVVYRRCKTQRITQLHQRRFNGNCMSTYEIVAPLTNTPGQRINSLYQMPDESLVTFQ, from the exons ATGTTTAAATGGCCCACACCGAGCAACGATGTGTATAAACGTGTAAAATGGGTAGCTGATGGAAATGGACAAAAATGCTTAACTCTGACAAAACCTCAAAAATCCGACGCAGGACTGTACACTTGTGAAACGTGGAAAGGATGGGACCGTGTTGCGGCCAAAAACATATCTTTGAGAATAAAAG ACTGCAAAGTCCTTGAACCTGTGAAGGCAGAACCCAGCATGCCTGCCAAGCTAAACTGCCCAGTAAACATGACAACTGGacaacaagaaactcaaaacatcTCCTGGGCAATCCAGAAAGGAGACATGCGTGAATCACTCGACTCCAGCAAAGCCAAAACTAATGGTACATCTCTGACTTTCCAGTCTGTGAACACCAGCGACAGTGGCTGGTATAGATGCAGTTACACGCTTGGTAAAACTCAGCGCTGCTTTGACACCAATCTACAAGTACAAG CTTTTGTGACCACAGTGGTTCCGGTTATTCCAACAAAAACTCCGAGTCTGCCAG CACGAAAAGCCAATGATATATCTCTGTCACAAAGGAAGGAGGAGAGCAATGATGCTTTAATTGCAGTTGTGGTCTGTGTCATTTTGGGGATGATCATAATTGCTGCTGTGATTGGATTCGTTGTGTACCGCAGATGCAAAACCCAGAGAATCACACAGTTACACCAGAGGCGCTTTAACG GTAATTGTATGTCTACCTATGAGATTGTTGCGCCTTTGACAA atACTCCAGGCCAGCGAATCAACAGTCTGTATCAAATGCCAGACGAAAGCTTAGTTACCT TCCAATAA